Below is a genomic region from Brassica rapa cultivar Chiifu-401-42 chromosome A08, CAAS_Brap_v3.01, whole genome shotgun sequence.
TTAGCTCCTGGACAGCATTAGGGTTCAAAAGGAACGTCACGAGCAATGCAGCCGCTTCCTCCATATCTATCACCAGAAACATTCATGATAAACCAATCAACCAACAAAGACGAAAGAGGCAAACTTTCACAGAGATTATTATACCTTGGGGAGCGTCTTCTGTGTGGTCGAGACTCTTGTGGATGTCCATGGCGTAATCAACCATGTTGGTCTTGTTCAGAAGCTCGATCTTGAACTTGAGGATCTGCTCATCAGGGTAAAGTTGATGCTCTTGAAGGAACTCGAGTATAGGGAAGACCAGGTGTCTGTACCTGGCCATTTTGGCTTGATTGACCTCTTTCTTTGAATTTGCATCCCCACCTTTTGCTGATCCCTTTGTGTCACCCTATTGATAATTAAAGAGAAAATGAGCGGCTCAACTGCCATAATTGACGTAGTCGTTTTTGGAGGGTGAATGACAATTTCGAAGTTACTTCTTTTCTCTCACCCTTCGTCCTTCCTTTTATATAAACCTTCCTCTCCTCGTCCTCTTTTCTCATCTCCTCAAGCCATTTCAAAATCAAATCTAGTTTGAGAGAGATAACACAGACGAAACCAAGCTTCTTCCATCTCGTTGCCGCAGATCAAACTTTCCTATTCCTCGGATAAACCTCTCCTTCTGCGGCGGCGAAACAGAGGAACAAACCTCACAAACCAACAAAGGCAATTCAATAAAAATTGATACTTCTCTGAAAACTATCAAAGATCTGCATCACCCAAAAGATTTTCTCAGTAAAAAGCCTTAACTACAGAGAATTAGAACACAAAACAGGATCAAAAGACCTTAACTTTTCAATCAACCCACCAAACCGCAAAGGAGACTCGTCAAGGGAAAAACACATTTAGTTTCTTCACCATTCCTCATCTCAACACCCACCGACTCGAAGGTATCGTCGGAGGAGGTTCGGAATCAGGTTCGGGATGGCCTTGTGGATTCATCATTGGAAGAGagacatagagagagagacagagaggaAGAGATAGAGACAAAGAGATgtttgagcaaaaaaaaaaagagacgaAGAGATGAAGAGAATAGACGGCTCTTCCACACCCTAATTAGGTAGGACCGTAGGAGGCGTTGAAGAATGAAaacttgaagaaaaaaaaacagttggaATCGAGGAAGATGAATCACAATCGAAGTTGGTTTCCATGTTTTGGGCTAAAATAGCATACGTGGTAAAAAGAATAATTCTTATTGGCTGATTTAAATTGAGGACGTGGACACTCTCCCTGTTGATTatatatcccttttaatatagtatagattaaaaaaaagaataaaatcagCATTACTAATTTGAAACAACGTCGAGTGTTGAATTATAGGAGTACAATCTCAATCGAAATTTTTGATAGAAATAATTGGATACAAAAATGTTggtatacaatatttttttttggcataTATTACAagtatattttaaagaaaatcagtaaaaaaattgtaactatCCAATTTTAAACGAGAGGAATTTGCTAAAAACAACctaaatattcattttaaatCAAAAAGTAGCACACATATTCAATAAAATGCAAAATCAACCTAAAAGatggtaaaatattatttaattcttatgaccaaataaaaaataaaaaattattttatgattcTGTAATTCATAAGTCTACACGTaaccaaaaaaatctaaatatctgtAGACCTTCAGAGAAATCTACTTGGTAGACTTATTTTATAGTCTACATCATAATTTGATCTACTAAATCAAGGGGAATTGCATCATACATccatcaaacaaattataattcatcCACTACTTAAAAATCATGGTTTTTCAAAATACACTGTACACATTATAGATTATTGACATATTACCCTTTTCAACCTACCGGTGAAACCtactaacaaaaataattaaaaaatatataaaaaaattttagccACATCTTCTAATCCATCACCACCACCGCCACGTCTCTACTCCACCATCTCTTTCCAgtgtttctctttcttcttcagattaTCAACAAAATCATACATTTTCTTCTGTCACATAATTCTTCTCTTTCAATACTTCACCAAAAGAACAATCAATTGTTCTAAAGAAAAGACAACGATGAAGTTATAGACGGTGAGCACACACAATaactcttttatttctttttttttaaaatcaattgaTTTTCACAATCatgcttttgtttttatttatgtttttgttttaaagatcCACTGGTGAAGAACAGACAACGATGAAAACGTAGACGGTGAGCACACACAAcaactctttcatttttttctcaaatcaaTTGATTCTCACAATCATGATTTTGTTTACATACTATGTTTtcgtttctgtttttgttttacagATCCAGTGGTGAAGAACAACGACGGCGATTCGGTAAAAGCATCATCGTGTCGGGAAAAAGAGAGGAGATGAAGACGATCTCTATATGGTGGTGAAGAATAATGATGGTGAACAAAATGAATGTGTATCAGCCTGCCTAAAAAGAAtagaattgaagaagatgaactcGCCGTCTATACTATATTTGGTGA
It encodes:
- the LOC103864756 gene encoding eukaryotic translation initiation factor 3 subunit E, producing the protein MRKEDEERKVYIKGRTKGERKEGDTKGSAKGGDANSKKEVNQAKMARYRHLVFPILEFLQEHQLYPDEQILKFKIELLNKTNMVDYAMDIHKSLDHTEDAPQDMEEAAALLVTFLLNPNAVQELRGDKKYNLQMLKERYQIGPDQIEALNQYAKFQFECGNYSGAADYLSSTGLFALTLREV